One Triticum dicoccoides isolate Atlit2015 ecotype Zavitan chromosome 3B, WEW_v2.0, whole genome shotgun sequence genomic window, tcggcatttgtttctcttttctttctcttgTTTTTCCTTTTGGGCTTAGTTGTGCTGCATCCCCAGCGAGTTGGTTGTATCGGTTGGATGCTTTATAACATAAATCCGGGGAAACCCTTTATCGTAAATATATAGAAAAAGTTCAGCTGAACATAGATTATGTCTACACTAAAACTATTTGCACCTCGTGCCAGCGTGCCTTGGTTGCTGACATCATTTGAATGTTATAGTCATACAATCTGGAACCAAGAAGTACGGTATTAGTCAATGATTTACAGTGTTAATCGGTTGCTAACACTCAAACACCGGATGACCATCAGATGGAAAGGCTGAATCCAACGTGGATGGTGTGATGGGCTAGTGTCACCCATGGGATGCACATGATGATTACACATTTTACACTATGCAGAGCCCATCTTGATAACCATCTATGCGCCATTGTTTTTCTTTTTACAGTAGTTTTTCAGGAACTTCAAAGTTGTCtttataaaaaaaaatcaaaattgtgTTTTCATTTTTGTGAAATTCGAAGCTCAAGTAGACCTTGGCTCTTCGATCAAACCACCATAGTAATGCTGCCCTCTTGAACTATATTGTGTGACATGAGCTTGGCATCGGTTTGTTTGGTTTCAAATTCTTATAATGAAAATGTTCTTTAGTCACATTTTTAGGTCTATCTTCTCAACATGGTAGACGCACAAGATATGACTATGTAACTATCTCTGACACTGCTGTCAAAGCAATTAGTAAAAAAATAGTAAAAGCTGAATCATTGGGCGAAGTAAGAGTAATGCACCATATTTGGAAGTCAAAATAAGTACATGCATGTACTCGAGTCCTCCCTAAAAAAACAAAGCGCCTACATATATATAAGCTCAAGCTGATGGATGAGTCACTGATAATCAGTCACTGTTTGAATGTTTCTCCACGGTCAACACGAATGCTATCTTAGATTTAGTCCTCCGTTATTCGTCGGTCGCTCTCCTCGCCCTGCCAGCTAGCTGGTTGCCTTGTCGCCTCTACCCCGAACAGTAGAATTGTCCATGCCCTGCTTTCTCACGCTTCCGGTCAGCAACATGACTGACGTAAATGAATTAGTTATACTTTTCTACTTGATGTTCTGAAGGCACCGCGTACGTTCGGATATATGGCGCAGCAACTTAATCATTCAGAGTGCCGAGGCCGGCCGGCAGGGTCGCCACGGGGCCAAATTCACTGTTTTGATCATTTTCTTTAACTTAAGCACGATTTAACCCTACACGCAAAAGGATTTCGGATTTGATCCTTTTTTTTATCGTTATTGTCTTTGACGGTAGGATAACACATCCTaccgccatggactttggtggtAGGACTTACTTACACCGTCACCATAGTCTTTGGCGGTGCAGGTAAGTCCTACCACCAAAGACCTTGGCGGTACGTTGAGTTACCCTACCGCCAAAGACAATTGCAGTAGGAAAAAGATGGCGGTAGGAAAAGGGTCAGATCCAAAAAACTTTTACATATAGGATCAGATCGTGCTAAACTAATGAAAAATGGTCAAAACAACGAATTTGGCCTCGCCACAGTGGTCCGCGCTCGAGCGGGCTGCAACGGCCTTCGATTGCAAGGATCGACCACATCAGATGTACCCTAAATTACTTAAGTTAGTCATCACTAGGTGGTCTTCGGATTTGTATATAATATTTATTATTTCTGGTATTTATTGTACTCTGATGATTAATGATGAATAGATCAAAACATTCTtgaagaaaaataaatagatatgcTCCTCTGCTTGTTCTGTAGTACCATGAACATTTGCTTAAGACAACAAATGCTAGATTACATTTTGTCGTAGAAGCAAAGCAATCAAATTACATAAAAATTAACAACACCAGTCTAGTATTGCGTGCTCCACTAAAAACCTTGACGTGGATGGTAAGATGTTTTTGCTTAAGTTTAATGATGAGAACGTGGGGAAACAACTCTTATCTTACTATGTATTTCTCCAGTTTAGAAAAGTTTGGCTGAACATAAATTCTCCGTCTGCGCCAAACTACTTGCACCTGGTGGCAGTATGTGTCTTGCATTGGTTGCTGGCATCATTACGTATCTAGGGTGCGCTGCATGCAACGATTATTCGTAATTATAACCCGTATATTTGGTAGTAGCAAGTCAATATAGGCTGCTTTTACTTACACTCCGCCCTAACAAAATCATATTATAAGCTGATGAGTACATACGATTCCACGGTTTGATCGATTGTACGTTCAACATGAGGGCCGCGATCTTCCATTCACCCTTCCGTTATTCGTCGGTCGTTCCTCGTCCTGTGAGGCTGTCTGTCTTATCACCTCGACCCGGCTGTATGTAAGTACGTACGTATGTGGCAGTAGAATTGTCCATGCATCACGCATCACCATGTTTTAACACTTCCAGTTAGCAACACTACCGTAATTAGTAGTATTCTGACCGCACTGCGGCGTACGAGAGTGAGTGGGTGAGTGGCTAAGCTAGCGGCGGTCTCCTGACGACCCGATCCGCGGAGGCGGAGCAGAGCGTGCCAGAGCCCGGCCGAGACTGGACGGCTTCGACGCCGGTCGTGCGAATGGCGCTTGGCGACGGCCTTCGCCACGGCTTCCCGGACCGCCTCCTCCTCCCACTTTGCGCCGGTCAACATCACATCAGGCGGTTAACTCGTTAGTACAACTCATTGTCTAGTCTGCAGAATTCCAATCGCCGTGACATCAtgtttttcttttacttttcttGCAGAAATCTTATCAAGATCAACGTAATCGGTGCGTTCCGTTGGTCATCCTGaaagattcctattgacaatttcAGGTAACCTGGTACACACAAACCTAACTTATCCTCAAACCTAACTTCTCCTGGCTTAGCTTACTACTAACACTGAAAAATACCCCACGCGTTACTATGGGAAATGGTCGATAACATGAGAGCCAAATTTTAAATTAGAAGACAGACACACAACTACTTTCAAACAACGGCTCCCGTGTCGCTCCCGTGAGCGGCTCGggagcaaaccctagccgccgccagcacCCCACCCACCCTtccctcctcccctcgccgccgccggcggaggtcgccgggcgaagcccgcgcggctcggcggcggcgggccctcttcctcctccgcccGGGGCTGGCTAGCGCGGGCCGGTGGCATCGGGGGGAGCTCGAGCGGCGGCGCACGCTCGGGGCGGCGCTTCTGGCCGCCGTGGACGCGCACGGAGACGCGCAGGGCCTCGGGGCGCGCGGATCTGGTGAGGGGCGGTGCGGGCTGGCCGCGGCCGGCTCGCGAGCGCGGGGATCTTGCGTGGCGTGGCGCGTGGTGGTCGCGGCCGGTTCGCAGGCGCGGGTGCGGGCGCGCGTGGTGACCGCAGCGGCTCGGCTGGGCGACGGTGGTCGCCGTGGTGTGCGCGGCGTGGCTGCTCGGCTGGGCGTCTGCGTGTGGTGTTTGACAGGGGACCTGGATCTGGCAGGTCTGCAGTGGGCTGGCGGCCCGGGCGGGGATTCTACCGGCGGCTGGCGGTGCCCGTTGGCGATTGCTGGAGCAGGAAGGCTTCGCCCGTGGTTTGGACGCAGGGTGCAGGACCAGATCTGGTTTCCTGCAGGCCCGTCGACGAGGAGGCTTGCTGGTGGCCCTGCACAGCGTTGGCGCGCTCGCTGTGTGGGGGGTGCACGGTCCAGTGGAGGTACGGGTTGGCCTCGGCCGGCTACGTGGGAGTGGCTGCCCCGGGCGAGTAGCCTGGCCGGTGCTAGCCGGCCGGCGACGACGGCGCTCGTGGGCGTCGctatcctccttggaggcgtcgtcggGAATCTTCACAGCCTCTACTCCCGGATCAAGTTCTTCGGGTGAAAGCCTAGATCCTGCTGTAGGGTCGGGCGGTGGCGTCGTCTTCAACGTCGTTCCCCTCTTTAGGGCACCGTCTTGAAGACTTTGATCCCATTAGTGCTTCCTGCGGCTGGACGTGCACGGTggcttctgtggcaacgatgaCGGCGGTGAGCAATGTCGGAGGCGTGGCCTTGGTCGTGGTAGTCGGCTCTTCTTCTCCGGCGTGTCCGTGAGTGTACCTCGACCGCCTGTTGTTGTGAAGTCGAAGCCGCGGTGGGGGGCCGGTGGTATACGATGACGCGTGACAGATGGCTCATTCGGTGATCTTCCGTGACGCCACCCCTGCCTGTTTCCTTAGTAGTTTCTTCGTCGGAGTTGGAGCTGCGCAGCCTAGTATGGTTTGTATGGAGTGTTGTGCTGCAGCTATTAGGGctgttgtttcttttcttttcttttctctttctttgATCTTCGGATCTGGTCCTAGGACCTTCACCAGCTTGTTGTTTTCCACTGCTTCCTGCTATTATCAATGAAATGCCAGCGATGCTGGatctttaaaaaaattaaaaatatattTGGCTTATTATATTTGATTATATATAGTTGTAACAATATGTATTAAAAATAAGTAACATAATTGAATGGAAATATTTTTCATGCATAGTTGAATGTTGTGGTGAATCCCCCATGCATGAATTTATGCTGCATGAATGCATGTTGAGGTGACTCTTATCCCATTCATAATTGTATGGTGAGGTGAGATGCTTACATGTTGAAATAAATACCTTCGTCTGGGTTTTTAATCCCCACTATATATTTTGTGTCAAAGTTGGACCACATATTTGAGtagcaaaatattaatgcatgcgaCAAAAAATTATATTGTTGTATTCATATTTGACGGTTTACCAGTCCCGTGTATTTTGGGTCATAATTTGACCAtgattttaactaataaaatataaagTATACGTATCAAGAATAATATCATTAAAACTATATGTACTCTCTCCCTTTTGGTTTTTTGGCttatctaaaaaaatgttttttcgTTTTATAAGTCTTAGTTTTATTgcttcccatcacatgttcagattttgaGGTGCATTAAATCGCTACATTCAAAGATTAAAAGAAAACTCACCAGAGCATGTAAAACTTCTTAGTCAATTAGTAAACacacttttttgaggaaaacaagcttATTAATTGAGTATTTTTGCAACCTACAAAATTTATTCCATCTCTTATCATGTATCTTGGTTGGTGAgaattttgaattgagccctgtAAACCTGGAGGGAGGGAGTAACTTTTTGtggcatgcattaacattttgctaCTCAAATACTAAGCCAGGAGAAGATTTTCAGAAATGACTCTTGAAAGTATAGATTAAATTAATATCTCATACTCGTCAAGCATAGGACCAAGGCAAAAAATATTGATTGCCCGAAAGAGTGGATTGAATCCTTGAGGTAATTTGGCCTAatctcttcatattatatgttcctTATGTTAGAAAAAACTAGAGTGGGAtagttgatttttgttttctttttccttttttgtatTTGATTTGTTTATAAATTTTTATATACTTAACGAAAAATaacatagaaaattttctatgatTTCTAGATCAAAAAAATCAACCAATGTCCCCATTACATAAGCATAGGCTAAGAAAAGCATATTACTTTGAGCTGCAATGTCAAACATGCCCAAAAAGCCCCCCCTGCCGTCGctagtgctcatcatcatcaggttgGCGTCGGCTTCCCCCATTTGATCCTTGAGGCATTGTAGCATCCTGAGAACCACACCTACCGTATTATCATGGGCCAGCATCACCGCTATCTTCACCATCCAAATCTCACATGCCATCATTTTATCTTCCTTATCATCAATTATTGTGACGGCTTTAACTATTTGGACCTCGACCCTCTAAGCATCGTCTTCGACCAAAGAGCCACCGGCACACCAGGCTACTTGGGCTTGGAATGTCTAgctagttcttctccttgaggtCACAAACCTTGGACTTGAAAGAGTTCACATACTCCCTCACATTGATCAGTATCGATGTCCTGTTTTTCTGCAAGGCAAGGCAAATCAAGCATCAATCATTAGTTATCGTCTTATTGAAACAACAAGTACTATTCCTCTCAAAGAAATATGCATGCATTATAATGTATGTTTATCTTAGAGCCGGGAGGGAGGTGACTCTTGAGGGCATGGAAGCAGTCTTGTATGATTGTGGCACTCTCTGCTCCGAATTATAATATCTAGTCGTCACTTAGACTTTTTGGATGTCTTGCAATTATGTATTGCTTCATAGACAATATACTTGCAATATATCATGTTACCATATTGTATTATGTTCATTCTGACCATGTTAGTGCTTCAAGCTTCCATATTATTTACTTGCTGGTTTATTAAGATCCCATCATGAGAGAACATAGTTGCTAAACTTATGTTACTCATTTTGATCACTCTCAAGCGATATTTATATTTTGATCATGGACTAAATCTTTGTGCATAAACAATGCAAATACGTCGGCATAGCTTCGCCACATGGCGCCCACTGGTTGTCGGcacttgacgacggcgccgtcagCCACCGTTGGCATGGAACATTGCCGATGGCCAGGGCCGTCGACATAGCCGTACAGAAGCCGTCGGGATAGGTATCTATGCACCTATCCCGACGGATtttctatgttgatgacatcacgGGTATGCCGACGGTCATATGCCGATGGTTGCCGTTGGCATAGGGATACACCGACAGGAATCtgtgctaggccgtcggcatagacgttCATTGTGGTAGTGGGTATGATAAAATATGTTGTGCACGTTCTTATCGCAAGCGCATACAACCATACATGAAATGCATGTTTATATAAAATGTTGAATAAGTGATATATTCTCATGATCCTATGTTACTTCTACTATATATTTAATTCTACCCACTAGGCCCTAGGCAGCCCGGGCGGTGGCCTAGGGCTTGAGGCCCAATCCTTTTGTTAACTATAGCTACAGTGCTCAAAGGCTGCATGGGACCTAGCCCAATCCTGGCGCCACTACTACGTGCAACGTGCCATTATCCATCCAAATATATACATATGATAAATGTTTTTCTCTttcaaatactttgttcttgggaaCTGTTGTGTATTGCTACTTTTGTTACTCTAAACAACCAACACTTCATCACATTTACTACTAATAAACTCTCTCAAGCAAGCACTTTGTTTCCAgacgtggttgaattgacaatgcaACCACTAAAGCTTATAAGTGTTTTTTTTTGGCTCAcattgtgtcgaataaataaatttggtttGTGATACATCACATCAAAGGTTATTGTTATCCTCTACACTTATTGGTTATCACAACGCCACCATCTGGGGGGAGGACGTGCCACCAGTGGTTGGGTGTGCGCCATCGGCGAGGGACCACGATGGTGGACTTAAGGTGCGACGCCAGTGGAGCACAGGAGGAGCTCATGTACGCTATGGGGAGCATAGAGGGTTGGAGTGGCAGCTGACGAGGAGGTGGTCACCGCCGCCGGAGTGGCAGCTGGTGTGGGAGGGGATGAATGATATTGTGATGGAGTGACTAAAGAAAGTAAGAATCATTGGGCGAACTAAGAATAATGCACCATATTCGGTAAGTCAAGTATAAGCAGTCACATGTAATAACAGTCCTCCCTAACAAAATTAAAGCGCCTATACATGTATATAAGCTCATGCTGATGAGTCCACTACTAATTAATCACTGTGCATATGTTTTTCCACGGTTGGATCGATTGCACGGTCAACATGACGGCGATCTTCCATTTAGTCCTGCGTTATTCGTCCTGTCAGGTTGTCTTGTCACCTCGACCCCGAACGTAGAATTGTCCATGCATCATGCTTGGCCATTGTTTCAGGCTTCCAGTCAGCGACAGTAACGCAACTAAATAAGTCTACCCTTTTCTGACGGCACTGCATGCATCAGTCGGCGGTGGGTGGCAAGCTAATGGCGGTCTCCTGACGAGCACGACGAGCCGACCGTTGGACGGAGCAGCAGCTTAATCATTCAGCGTGCCCAGACCGGCCGGCGGCGTCGCCACGGCGGTCGGCGCCCGTGCGGGCCGCGACGGCCTTCCCCACGGCTTCCCTGACCACCTCCTCCTCCCACTTGGCGCCGGACGCTGACTGCAACGACCGCATCAAGATATCAGTTAAAATATCCAGTCTATGCAGAATTTAAAAGAGTGTGACGCCATATGCGTTACTACTTTTCATCATCATCATTGTAGTAAAGATCTAGCTTGCTGGTGCGCTACGTTGGTCATTCTGGTCAACCGAGAGATTCCATATGACAAATCTGAGGTAACCTGGTACACACACTTACTACCTACCAAAGGTTAGCCTAGCTTACTATGTTCACGTGTGCACGCACGCTTAGGGTTTCGGCCGGATTGTGTGTGACACGTCCATTGCCCAACTGGTTGAAATGAAGCCAACACGTGATCAGATTACTGGATTGTACTACTTGCTAGCTAGTACAATTTACATCATGCTCGGTTTAGTTGGTTGATTATGTAAACAATTTTATTTCATTTGGAAAAATGGAGGTTCCTATCAAAATATACTGTAAAGAAAAGAATAAGAAAAGTGTATTACTTTGAGCTGCATCGCCAGGaatgctccggtgaggccgtcgccGTCGTTGGTGCTCATTGCCACCAGGCTGACGTCGTCTTTCCCCATCTGATCATTGAGGCACTGCAGTGTCCTGAGCACCACGTCCATCGTGTTGCCATGCGCCGGCCTCGCCGCTATCTTCACGGTGCAAACCTCACTCGTAGTCGTCCCATCTTCCCGATCCGCCGCCGCTCTGGTTATTTGGATTTCGACCTTCTCGGCGTCGTCTTCTGCGACCCCGGCGCCGCGGGCGCACTCGGCCAGCTGCGCCTGGagcgccttgttcttctcctcgagGTCGCATACCTTGGACTTGAGGGAGTTCACGTACTCCCTCGCGGTGATCAGTATAGACGTCTTGTCTTTCTGTAAAGCAAGAGGCAAATGATTATTAGCTAGCTAGTCAAAGAACATGCTACTGCTTTCGGAGAAATTAATATGCATGCATTTAAATTACAGTTTTGCATGTACCTTGGAGCCGGGAGGAAGGATGGTCTTGAGAGCCAGGAAGCTGTCGTTGAGCTTCTCCCGGCCGAGAATATATATTAGAGCACATGCACCCAGGCCCTCTCTATTTAGCCAT contains:
- the LOC119279374 gene encoding putative transcription factor bHLH041; this translates as PSFGARRRTKPACGQKMFKKSMSVLVKMQTAMRYSHQQHHFQQASAEAELSSVNQLQHMISERNRREKDLNDSFLALKTILPPGSKKDKTSILITAREYVNSLKSKVCDLEEKNKALQAQLAECARGAGVAEDDAEKVEIQITRAAADREDGTTTSEVCTVKIAARPAHGNTMDVVLRTLQCLNDQMGKDDVSLVAMSTNDGDGLTGAFLAMQLKSASGAKWEEEVVREAVGKAVAARTGADRRGDAAGRSGHAE